In the Sphingobacterium sp. PCS056 genome, AGAAGATTTAGCAAAACTTATTACAGCGCAGGTTTGGCAGAATCTTTAAAAGTCACAGATAGTTTAATCAAAACATAGAAATTATGACAGTTAAAGACAGAGAAGGAAATGAGTTAGAAATAACTGACCTAGAGAAAGCTATAAAACAAGCCGATACATACAGAAAATACAGCCATTACAATGAACACTTCGTAAAAGTAGATACTACACAGTTGTACTGGCAGGATTTATACGAAAAATTGGTTGCAATTAGAACAAATATTGATAACAAAAACAAACAGTAAACGCCATGAGCAATACCTTTTTTCAGTCCATTAACGCCCTTCAGATTGAGGGTGACTGGACAATTACAGTAGCACACGACAAAGAAAACAGCCTTGTTGTTTCGGTACTTTTTTTAAATAAAAAGGCAGGTGATACCGTCAAAAAAAACATACTCCCTTTAATTTTAAGAGGTACGGCAGAGGAACTGGATAACGGCTTTTTCCAAGCCATTCAAAAACCTATACAGGACACAGCACAACTTCTTACCAATATGGAAGCCTATGTAAAGGAACGGGACAAAATTAAGGTAAGCACAGAGTCAAAGTCTCCGAAACCCGAAAAAGCCGAAGCAATCAACCCGTACGAAAAAGCTATGAAAGAGGTTGACGAACTGGAAACAAAAGGACAGTTTCAACAGGCATGGATGAAAGTCCCACCAGTAGAAAAATTCCCCGAACATACAGAAGAAATCCGCGCTCGTAGAGCAAGCCTATCGGCTCAGTTTGCACCCGATTTATTTAATTCACCAAAATCCGAAAGCCATGTTAATAGCTAAAGTACTTCCACGCCTATTTATCTTTAAAGATAAATTACAGGAGATAAAACTCTCCGATCCGTCCCCTGATTTTACGCCCGAAAATGTATTGAATTTTTATGCGCAGACCTACCCTATCCTGACAACGGCTACAATAGAAGGTCCAAAAATCGAAAACGATACCATACAGTATAAATTCTTAACTCAAATCGGCACAAAAGGATGAGAACGATACGTAATGCAATACCAAAACTCGGAACTAAAAAATATCAGCAATGGAAAACTCAACAAAATATAGCAAAGTTCGTGGATGCAATGGACGGCATAAAAGATGCCGACCAAATTCTGAACACAAAATCAAAATCGGCTCCGCTACCGTTACTTCCAATGATTTTTTAAAACACCGCTTTTTGCCTTTACTGGAGGTAGGCAAAAAACTACCTCCTAAAGAATCCACGGAAAAGGATTTCTTTGATTCTCTCGAATTTCTAAAATCAATATATGGATTTCAAACCATTGATACGGATAAATTCCCCTACCCTTATAATATCCTGATGGCTTACGAGGATGCTTTTACTAAAGTTCAACGTGCAGAAGGTCAACTGGATGTTGACCTGATGATAACCGTATCTGAATATGGAAAAATAAGGCTTACTGCTGATATTGGATATTGTACAGGATACCGTTTATATTATATACCCGTTGCACCTGTTTACAGACTAATACGGAGCAGAAAGAATAAAAAGGCGGCAGAATTACTGCTATCTGTGTTTAGCTACTTATACCACATCGCAGGAATACCTTACTATCGGGAGGAAGAAAGTGAGCTTTTCAGATGGTACGAATTTCAGGTCGATTGGCTTGCGGATGGATGGGATGATGAGGAAGAAGTAGTACAGAACTATCAGGAAATTGACGCTGCTTTTTACATAGGGGATGTTATGCTGAGAAGAATTTACAGCTACTATCATGTAGACAATTTTGCTGAACGCATAGACAGATTTACCCCGCATTCACAATTTGACAGAGAATGCCTTTTATTGGCAGAAAGGGCTTGTCAGATGATGCAAAATTATCCCAAGCGAAAACTGTTCGATCATTTTACAACTTTCGAGGAAGATGATGAAGATTACATTATTACGGGACAGCAATACGTTTCCTTTATCTCCGATAACACAGGTTTATTATTTAACAATATGTCGCAATCTATTAATGATGAATTGGGTAACTGCTCAGAGAAAGAAGAACCCCGTTATATCATACACTTTGACACGAACGAAATCGAACGGGTTGATTTACAGTTTGAAGCCTTGATGTTTCCTTTTTTAGAAGATTTATGCACCCTTTTAACTGAAATGAACAATGAAAACAATAACTAATGATTTCGGCTCGCTTTACAAACCTGTAAAGGCTTTCGTAATTTATCGAATACCAAGAAAAAAAAGTGCTGTCTATGTAGAAAGTTTTGATATGGATGAAAACGGCTACCCCGTTAATGCACATCCGTTAACAGCTTCGGAATGCGGAAACCTCGCAAAGGCACTGGATAAATCCGAACAGATGAACAGAAATTATCTACGACCAAAAGGACTAATGCCTACTAATGTACTGCATATTGACCCCGACTATAACAGTAGCGTAATTTGGCATACTCCCGAATTGCAGACCGAACTTTTCTTCACCAAAAATTTCGGTATTACCGAAGGAAAGTTTTTTGTTCCGGCAATGGTTTGGAAGGCTTCAAAAGATTCGCTTAGCGTATATGCTATTGTTGAGGAAAATATAGAAATCACTACGGAACTATATAACGCACCATTCCCAAACATCGATAATAGCGGAAAAGTTTGCATGGGAAACGTAAAGATTGATATTAAACTGGGACACACGTTGGAAGATTTCATGCAGAATTGGCAGAACTATTTTTACAATAGTTATTTCAGCCACTTCCTAAACTCAAAACCCGCCAAAGGAAACCTCATTCAGATTTGGCAGAGCCTTGTTAATACAAAGAAAAAGTTTCCCAAAAAGGCACTTTTAAAAAATGGTTTAACCCTAAAAAGCATCATAAAATGAAAACACAAACCGCAATGCACTACGTGGATAGTTACCTATTAAATCCAACAAACCCGATAACAATCAATCTCATTGGTGCAGGGGGGTCGGGCAATGCCATGCTCACGGCTCTTGCCCGAATGAACCATAGCCTTATCGCTTTGGGACACCCAGGCATCCAATTAAATATATTTGACGATGATACAGTAACGGAAGCTAATCAGGGACG is a window encoding:
- a CDS encoding PRTRC system protein E, with product MSNTFFQSINALQIEGDWTITVAHDKENSLVVSVLFLNKKAGDTVKKNILPLILRGTAEELDNGFFQAIQKPIQDTAQLLTNMEAYVKERDKIKVSTESKSPKPEKAEAINPYEKAMKEVDELETKGQFQQAWMKVPPVEKFPEHTEEIRARRASLSAQFAPDLFNSPKSESHVNS
- a CDS encoding PRTRC system protein C, encoding MLIAKVLPRLFIFKDKLQEIKLSDPSPDFTPENVLNFYAQTYPILTTATIEGPKIENDTIQYKFLTQIGTKG
- a CDS encoding prokaryotic E2 ligase family D protein; this translates as MKTITNDFGSLYKPVKAFVIYRIPRKKSAVYVESFDMDENGYPVNAHPLTASECGNLAKALDKSEQMNRNYLRPKGLMPTNVLHIDPDYNSSVIWHTPELQTELFFTKNFGITEGKFFVPAMVWKASKDSLSVYAIVEENIEITTELYNAPFPNIDNSGKVCMGNVKIDIKLGHTLEDFMQNWQNYFYNSYFSHFLNSKPAKGNLIQIWQSLVNTKKKFPKKALLKNGLTLKSIIK